The Streptomyces sp. NL15-2K genome contains a region encoding:
- a CDS encoding amidohydrolase, with protein MTSPAARTALDLTADLPVPALEDFYRDLHRHPELSLAEHRTAGKLAERLRRAGYETTEGVGGTGVTGVLRNGDGPVVLLRADMDALPVQEETGLPYASQTPGLMHACGHDLHVTWLAGAAEALSAGRETWSGTLLLVGQPAEETGLGAARMVADGLYERFPRPDVLLGQHAVPGPAGLYGHTPGLILSASTDIDIVVHGVGGHGSRPETAVDPVVTACFLVTRLQTVVSREVAAGESAVLTVGRVEAGTRPNIIPAEARISLNVRTQSEQVRERMIAAIRRIAAGECAAAGCPREPEVTVGESFPPTVNDAETDRRVAAVHAEVFGAATVLDPGPAMASEDFPHLAAGGLPYAYWFVTATPHEVWDAAPGEDLPQKLGTVPNNHSPHFAPDLSTLAPGVRTLVSGALAMLGQSSP; from the coding sequence GTGACCTCTCCCGCCGCCCGCACCGCACTGGACCTCACCGCCGACCTCCCGGTGCCCGCCCTGGAGGACTTCTACCGGGACCTGCACCGCCACCCCGAGCTGTCCCTGGCGGAGCACCGCACGGCCGGCAAGCTCGCCGAGCGCCTCCGGCGGGCCGGGTACGAGACCACCGAGGGCGTCGGCGGCACCGGCGTCACGGGAGTACTGCGCAACGGCGACGGACCGGTCGTACTCCTGCGCGCCGACATGGACGCGCTGCCGGTGCAGGAGGAGACCGGGCTGCCGTACGCCTCGCAGACGCCCGGGCTGATGCACGCCTGCGGGCACGATCTGCACGTGACCTGGCTGGCGGGGGCGGCCGAGGCGCTGTCGGCCGGGCGGGAGACCTGGTCCGGGACGCTGCTGCTCGTCGGGCAGCCCGCCGAGGAGACGGGGCTGGGCGCCGCCCGCATGGTGGCCGACGGGCTGTACGAGCGGTTCCCACGCCCGGACGTGTTGCTGGGCCAGCACGCGGTGCCGGGTCCGGCGGGTCTGTACGGCCACACGCCCGGCCTGATCCTCTCCGCCTCGACGGACATCGACATCGTGGTGCACGGGGTCGGCGGACACGGATCGCGGCCCGAGACGGCCGTGGACCCCGTGGTGACGGCGTGCTTCCTCGTCACCCGGCTCCAGACCGTCGTCTCGCGCGAGGTGGCCGCCGGGGAATCGGCCGTGCTGACCGTCGGACGGGTCGAGGCGGGCACCCGGCCCAACATCATCCCGGCCGAGGCCCGGATCTCACTGAACGTCCGCACGCAGTCCGAGCAGGTCCGGGAGCGGATGATCGCGGCGATACGGCGGATCGCGGCCGGCGAGTGCGCGGCGGCGGGCTGCCCGCGCGAGCCGGAGGTGACCGTCGGCGAGTCCTTCCCGCCCACGGTCAACGACGCCGAGACCGACCGCCGGGTGGCCGCCGTGCACGCCGAGGTCTTCGGCGCCGCGACGGTCCTCGACCCCGGCCCCGCGATGGCCAGCGAGGACTTCCCGCACCTGGCCGCGGGCGGGCTGCCGTACGCCTACTGGTTCGTGACCGCCACCCCGCATGAGGTGTGGGACGCGGCTCCCGGCGAGGACCTGCCGCAGAAACTCGGCACCGTCCCCAACAACCACAGCCCGCACTTCGCCCCGGACCTGTCGACGCTGGCGCCGGGGGTACGGACGCTGGTCTCGGGGGCGCTGGCGATGCTGGGCCAGTCCTCCCCCTAG